tgaccccgtatgggacaagcggtttcagatgatgtgtgtgtgtgtgtgtgtgtgtggggggggggggggttattgtctacaaatgcatcaatagaacagCTCCcagatcaaccactacaccccagccagaccccttcattcgtctacttctgctcacttggtggtgcCGCGCACAAAAGATAAAGcccggaggttctcggttctgactccattgtggtggaatgaccttcccctctcactcagaactgaggaaactctgtttacatttcaagaagggtctgaaaactcaccttttctatacccacttcgcccaagatctctccagctcatttacagtttgttcaagcatcgtaacttcatgagcatccccagatatagcctttattcagccactactccggcattgtatttgcttgtttgtgtatcttataatattaaaaaaaaaaaaaagaaatggtgggagggtatcaggatttgtctatcctgtctTTTATGCAAGTGAGGGGGCATGGTCGCACAGTGGaatggacctggtcctgctctctggtgggtctggggtttgaatcctgcttgaagtgtcttgtgacggactggtgtcccgtcctgggtgtgtcccctccccctccagccttgcgccctgtgttgccgggttaggctccggcttgctgtgaccccgcttgggacaagcagcttgagtcagtgtgtgtgtgtgtgtgtgtgtgtgtgtgtgtgtgtgtgtgtgtgtgtgtgtgtgtgtgtgtgtgtctcttttatgcacctacttaaACAGTGAACTCagtacagcaagtggtaggcaacaaactaggtttacttgagacttacatgtctgcagctatgtctcctcttaatgtaatgcataaattgtacttttgctgagatgtatgttgctttggacaaaagcatctgctaaaagaataaatgtaaatgtaaatgtaatggtgtgggggtcAATCTTCGTGGATCGTTGTGACCCTGTAAGGGTTTCAGTCTTCCTGTGAGGTTCCTGATCTTTGGGCCATTTGATTCCTTCCTTTATATTACATATAGTATATTGGCCACCTTGTCTTGGGAGTCTATGAAATGTGTCTGTGTCATAataacatctgctaaatgaataaatgtaaatgtaaataaaaatcattgaCATACTGACATAGGAAGGGTGTTACACCCAATATATCTTAGTATATATTATATCATTAacttaaatgtgttaaaaaagggcgggggcgcagtgggttggaccgggtcctgctctctagtgggtctggggttcgagtcccgcttggggtgccttgcggcggactggcgtcctgtcctgggtgtgtcccctccccctccggccctacgccttgtgttgccgggtaggctctggttccccgcgacctcgtatgggacaagcagttctgaaaatgtgtgtgtgtgtgtgtgtgttataaaaggaaaaatataaagtggATTTAAttgaatatattaaaaaatgcaaaatacttAATGCAAAATTATTGCTCCCACTAACACTTTTCCGGTGGTGCGAATGTCATCATAGTCGGAAAACTGTGGATTTTAAAGGTTTAACTTTTCAAGTGTCATATGATTGAAAATCTCTctgtacatttcacacaaaggcagcagaatATGTTGCAACCGTAACTGACAGCACTGGTAAtgagatgaacaaataaatggtCTAGTACACTTCCTCGTGTGTAAGTGCAAGTTATTTCTCAAAATGGGTTCTTCAAAGAGACAAAAGAGGGGTTTCCTTTATCTTTTGAGCCTACTTGTCCCTCACGGATTCCCCAGCGGTCACTTTCCTTTATTCAAGTAGCCGTTACCCTGACAACTTAGCCTGTATCTTGGCAACGGACACCCAGTGTACAAAAGGTCAGCATAAAGGAGAGAAAGGGCATGTGTGTGATACTTTACCATGGTGCAAGTATAATATGGCATTTGCCTAAGCATTTTAGATTCAACGGACAACAGTGGTGCGGGGATATCGTGCATAAcggaaattaaattattagtaaaacataattaattacattatacTTAGCTATTTACTTGTAAGTAATTCTTTCTTGAAAATTGTGGAGTTCAGTTCTTCACTGACATATAAATCTGAGCTTCTTTTGTGAGAGACTCTCAGCTGCTCCATTTTAAACCAAGTGGCCAAGCACAGACCCCAGTGAGACTAGTAGATTTGCACACAAAGAGGAGGCCATTTAATCTCTCTGACACTGTGATTTTAGTGCATATTTTATTGGGTCAGTGATGCCAGTGTCATGCAGGTATATTGTTTGACGATCAGCCCATTCCTGAATCCTCTCCTTTTGTGCACTAGTTTGATTTAGGTGCCAAAACAGACACTGGACAATGATGGATGATGTGGAACATCAGCACATTTTTCTTAGTCCTGTACAATCAGAAGGCTTACTGCTACTTCCAGACCGCATTTTGAACGAGCAGCATTCGAaggaggtgggggtggaggcGTGTGCAAACAGGGGTGGAGCAACGCAGACACCAGAAAGACAGAGATCTTTCCTGGAGGTAGACAAGATCAAAATTACATTAGAAACCTGAGCCGTTGCCATCTGCCGTGCACTTCTTTTGCAGGAAATGGACACTGAGCAAAGCAGACTCTGGGGACCATTAGGCATTAGGAGAGGGGGAGGAAGACAGACGAAGAGGAGATATGACTCATTTACAATAAAACTTCATTGACTGTATTATACTGTAGTGCCAGCACAGGAAATTAATTGCCAAGAAAAGCACATGTAAGACAAATAGGTTTCCTTATGGCCAGCTCAAGTCACAATAGACTgagagaggagggggaggaggatgAGTAAAGTACTGCAGCGGAAGGATTACACTTGCCAGGAAAAAAATAGCATTCGAAAATTTCATAGTTTGTATGTTGCTGAAAACTACACAAGTTTTCtgtcaagaaacacacacattttcagaaccgcttgtcccatacggggtcacggagcctacccggtaacacagggtgtaaggggaggggacacacccaggacgggacaccagtctgtcgcaaggcaccccaagcgggactcgaaccccagactcactggagagcaggactgtggtccaacccactgtgccaccacacccctttgtcaagaaacagaaaaataaaaatgagaagaaaattaaaataattaggAGCCAAATCTGAATTCCTGTAACTTTAATCAGCATCACTACTTCATACTGCATCAGTAGGTctgtaagtcatcttgaagAAAGGCAAtggctaaagaaaaaaagaaatcaataataataataataataacaataataataataataataataataataataatgcttaaaATAACATCCTTTGTGTAGTGAGTTGAAACAAGGACCACTGAACAGGGCATCAAAGTTTTAAGAAAATCAAGATCTTCAAAGACAGAGACCTACATGCttaacaacagaaaaataaattctcaccctaaaaattaaacaataattgCAATTGTTCTTATCTTTTGATCAAATTAATTATCAAaaataatgaaggaatgaaaactTCCCCAGTTCACTCTGTAGATGATTCTTTGTAAGTCTGCAGAAGGATACCTATGAGTACTATACACTCTTCTTATAGGTTAGGGTTTTGGGAGACATACCTGGAGTGGTGTACAAAACTTATTGAGGGTTAAGGAAGAGATGATTAATGAATTTTTTGAGGAGTGTGTTCAAGTACTAGTGCACACCAGTTACACACATTTGAGAATGTGAGTATTCAAAGAAAAGGGGACGTGAGGAAGATGAGACTCCAGCAagagaataaaaacagcagtgtgGGAGAGGCAGGACCATCACTAGGGTTTTTGGAAACCCTCAACGCTGAAGATCGTTAAGGGAGCAAATAGATATATACTACTGcactatttattattatcgagcaaggctttttttttattggttccacaattatattttattttaagggcAAATTTAGGTGCACCCAGATTTTGGTGTATCAGGTCCTGGCTAAGGTTCTGTCAATCATAGAACCAGTCCAAGAGAGAGGTTTTGGGAGCAGCTGCTTTGGTCCGAGATGCGGCTGGGTCGGCAGGAGCAGGGTGAGGGGCCatgcaggaggagaagggggtGAGAGGGGAGTGGTCTGGGGAAGCTGATGGTCCAGTGATGAATGAGGAAGGAGCTTGGAGGTGTTGTAGGGGGAGAGGGTGAGGGATAGACGGGCTTGTCCAGCCACCCCCTATAAAAGTCCCAGCATAGCTGAGCCACCCATTCATTTGGTTCGTTTTCTGTGCCCAAATTCTTGTACCACACCAGCCCTTTGAGGGACACCCAGAAACTGAGCAGGGAAGGAAGAAGAGCAGTCATGAGCCACTCTACGGTCCGAACCTCCACCTCCTACCGACGCACTTTCGGGAGCACCACTCCTGGGACGTCCTACACCCCCGTCTCCTCCCGGTTATCTCTCTCCATAGGACGCCTCCCCAGCTCTGCCTCCCCTGTTTCTTCGCGCTCCAGCAGCCACCGGCTCCGCTCCAGCACGTCGGCCACGCGCCTCTCCTACGACCGCACAGATTTTTCCCTTGCAGAGGCTGCCAACCAAGAATTCTTGGCCACCCGGAGCAATGAGAAGGCAGAGCTACGTGAGCTCAATGACCGCTTTGCCAACTTTATTGAGAAAGTTCGCTACTTGGAGCAGCAGAACACGAGCCTGCAGGCTGAGCTGAGTCATAGGCAGAGTCAGAATGAGCCCGGCCGGGCCGCCGAGCTGTGCCAACAGGAGCTGCGCGAGCTCCGTCATCAACTGGACCTGGTGAGCAAGGAGAAGGACAACCTCCAGGTGGAGAGGGACAACCTGGCTGAAGACCTGTCCTTCCTCAAACAGAGGTCAGTCCCTGCTGCCAAGCCAGatagtgcctggatggtgccaAGGATCTAGGCATCATTGTGCTTCTCAGTCTCCAGGTTACGTGCTTCTCATTTGTGTGAGAGGGGCACTGGGGTCCTCAAAACAGTGTGAGGGTTTGGACTGAGAGTGTTATGGTGTGTGTGCATCCAAGAGTGAGAAGTTCCGGGGAAGGAGAGATTTTACTGAATTCCTtgactctgtgcgtgtgtgtgtgtgcatgtgtgtgaacatCTGCTACAGGACAGATAGTTTTAACTGCTGTCTTTGTTTTCCCCCTCCTACTCTGAATGCCTGACTACTACAGACTCATGTATTTTCTACATTGTGTCTGAAGTTGTGCGTTTTGTcagtgtaatatttacatttattcatgaagtagacacttttctccaaagcgacgaacatctaaGAGGACAGTACAAAGAGTGCAGTAcatcaacagagggagagatttgaatgcagacaCGATTGTAGAGTAAAGCCAATTTGTgacataccaccatatgaaccagtgtacgtcacatgagtaactgcataacGGCCTTTTCatcattaaattaattgttattaaacattattaaacatACACATATTTCAATCTGAGATTATTAGTCGGCTACATACCTATGCTGATTTGCTCTAGTAATAATTTCCCAGatgcagaaatgggtaaattgaAGTTGGTCACTTCGGAGataagcatcagtgaaatgtataaataacaaaCAGCAGCTGCATGATTATTTACCTAATGAGATGGATCATTAAAATCTTTTAGGAAATCTGTTGGCTGGGGCTTAGCTCTCACTACAGACATGAGAGCGCAGTTTTGGACAAAGGGCGTAGCATTTCAGAGCCATCACTGCAGCCACATGCTCCCTCATAGTAGGCATAAGAAGCAGGGGCACATGGGGTTGGTGGCTGTTATAGATCTGTACATCACGGGGGTAAATTACCGTGGTTCTTTTGTGAGTTGCATCAGGGGACCCTGTTGCTCCAGCCAATGGCCCAGGAATGCCATTAAGTGAGGGGCCCCAACACCAGGACATGAATTAAAGATGAGCGGCCCCAGCCCCCGACCTCTCTGCCTATTGTGGCTCCTGATGTTCCCACCAGATGTTAAATTACCGTCTTCTCAGTGCAACAAAGGCGAGTCGCAGCCAGCGGGGAGAGAGTTTTAAGCCCCCATTGTTAACATCAGAACCCTCATGAAACCCCATAATGTGCCAGAATGCCACAGCAACTGTGGAACAGCTCAGGTCAGAAGGAAACACTACAGGGTGAGGCAGCAAAGAGGTCCTTCATGAAGTGATCATTTGCATCTGATGGGCCAGAAAGATGAAAGAGGAATGATACCAGTGTGACACTGGAAGCCACTTGTCTCGAGCTGGATGTTCTTCAGATCAAATATGGTTTCCAGCATAACAGTTGAATCGGTTGAATCTCTGCAGAAGCAAAGTATCTCCAGCAGTGACTGGTTTAGATTTTGTCTCCAAAGGCGATTGATTGATTTTTTCTGGATAATAAAGCAATCTTTTTGAAATAGGATGCCAACTGTTTTCTCCCTGACACTGCAAATGTCAGCAGTGTCACCCAGATGAGCAGCACATTAGGGTATCGGGGGAAAGTCAAAGTGAGACACATTGTTGGACAGCAGGGATGAAGACAGGGACAATGTGACACTCCTAAAAAAGGCTGTGATTATCTGGAGGGTAGAGAGACTTGTGTCCGAACAGAGACAATGAGGGGCTCTACTGTCACCTGTCGGAAGGCAAACCTGGGAGACCATATATACATAATCCGATGGCTTGGTAGGGTCTACTTGACATTTGGTCCCAAGCTTGTCAAAATACAGTACACAGGCTGACCACTTCTGCCCATCCAAGTCcagaaaatgtttcaatatGTCAAGATACACCAAAActctttttcttgttcttcagcTGTTCATATTAAATAGAAATATTGAttacatgcagaaacacagacacCATTAAACCAATCAATAATTTAGTAAGACTAATGGTGCAATTGAAAGTGGATCTATAAAACATCAGTGCCAACTGTGTGCTGTTGTTGCCCAAGTTTACCTTCACATCCAGCATGTTCTTCAAGATATTCTCATCCcacaggctggaggaggagaccCAGAAGAGAACCGAAGCGGAAAACAACTTGGCGATCTTCCGCAAGGTGAATAAATGTTCCGATCGCACTTCTTAACTCCAGCTGGTCGTGTGTGAAGTCTGGATTGTTTCAATATCACTGAAAAAGCTTAACAAGAATAGATGTGAGTTTCCCATCAATCTCCATCATGGTGGCACTAGCAGTCAGGAGAATGCCCTTTATGCTGTATCCCAAAGGATGTGGACGATGCCACTCTGACTCGCCTGGAGCTGGAGAGGAAGATCGAGTCTCTCATGGACGAGATTGAGTTTATGAAGAAGGTCCATGAAGAGGTGAGTGCTGCCACCTACCGTGTGTTAACTGCATCACATTTTTGCAGCCATGTCCTGTATGTCCTTAACCAGGTTTAATGAAACTCCATTTGAAGTGATGCAGCAAAACTGTGTGTGAGATTCATCCATTAGGGCTTTGGGTAAATTTGTACCTTGGAAACCCCTGTATCACAATCAGCTGGGCCTGGTTCCAGGCGCAGAGTCCCATGACCTTTAGCAACATTCTCCGCAGGAGATCCAAGACATACAGGTGAATGTGCAGACCCAGCATCTGCAGATGGAGGTGGACACCGCTCCACGGCCTGACCTCACCTCTGCCCTGCGGGATATCAGGTCCCAGTACGAGAGCATAGCCTCCAAGAACATGCGGGAGGCTGAGGAGTGGTACAAATCCAAGGTGAGCAGGCTTATGCACATATGTGTGAACTCGtacatgaacaaacacagcacacacatatTAAACTTTACCATATCTGACAAATCATTCTGCCTAACGTTTGATTTAATAGTTTGAACTGCTGTCAAGAATTAGACATGTAGCTATGATGTGCAGGTAAAAAGGTACATAAATCAATAGACGTGATATAATATCAtcctttttaatgaaaaggatGCCCAGAAATGGGAAGATTACAGTACATCTTTATAGGATATTTCTAGGGACATCTCACCAAAAGGCTACTCCAGGCACtttgatgcatttatttttggaaCATGGTAGGTTACAATACAACTGgaacaacatttatttaattacttaaaagcctttcaacacaaaaatacatgttttccTCTTGGTTGGCACTATTAGTGATTCAAATAAATTTGTGCTActagaattaaaataaaaaggaagggaaaaactGTTAAAGtgagagcagaaaaaaataaatgtaatgccaCTTTTGCCACTTTGGTACATTTCATCTGAGAATGTGACAAATACCCTATATGGATGACCAAAAGTCAGGTGAGCAAAAGACTGCATGACTATTCATTTCATTACACCTTGTTATTaatcttgttttgtgttttatgtactgtgctgcttcaaagtatgtgaactctatAGGGATAATAatattcttgtatgaaatactgaaataaacttgtaaaatctaaatcttaaaataaacttaataaaatgaataaatgattatgagttgcacacctgattctacttacctatctggtttaaccaatgcaacttggacttcgcttatttttgcatctgctctacttccatgtttctgctacacacagattcctctaaagcaacatatggaactggtcattacacacctattatgaaAGATGAGAAACATTGCTTCTCATAAAATAACCACTTTGCGGTAAAACAAAGAGACACAAGGGTTTCAAGCCGCACTATCTGTtgatgtatttgcattttctgtgtttcttgtcTCTACGTTGCCGAGAGTCAGTGctgttgttaattaaaaaacagaaaaagatacCCAAAAGATCAATGTGATGCTTTAGATTGTACTGGGATGATCAACTCGCTGCATGGGCTGATTTCCACGTAAATGATGCTGTTCCTGTAGTTCGCAGACCTGACCGATTCAGCAAACCGCAACATGGAGGCGCTGCGGCAGGTCAAGCAGGAAGCCAATGAGTACCGAAGGCAGATCCAGTCCCTCACCTGTGAGATCGACGCGCTCAAGAGCACTGTAGGTTTCTTTTGCTATTGGTCCACCACCGCAGTGTGGCAGGGGTTTGCTTATGCCTGAATTCTCATCCTTCTCTGAACATCTCCATTGCTCATGGTGACATAGCAGATAGCACGTGTGTTACGCAGTTCCTGGACAGTGTgcttggacatgggttcaatcctcaccTGGTCTGTATGGCTTTCCTCCCAtggtctaaagacatgtgtggtaactctaaattgtccaCAGTGTGTGACTGAGTAAGTGTGTGGTGTACATGACTCCTCTGTACagatgtgtgagtgactgtatggagtttagtgcagtgtatctaactcAATCATTATGTATCACCTtgggagaaaaagtgtctgctaaattaataaatgtaaatgttccctATAAATGATCATCCACCTCTTCTGCAAGCAAACTGGAATGTGTCCAGCCTCTCGCTGACTCTCTTTTGCATGGCACAGAATGAAGCCCTGCTGCGGCAAATGCGGGAGATGGAGGACAAGTTCGCAGTGGAGGCTGAGGGGCACCAAGGCACAGCAGCCCAACTGGAGGAGGAGATCCGGCGTCTGAAGGACGAGATGTCTCGCCACCTCCGCGAGTACCAGGATCTGCTCAATGTTAAGATGGCGCTGGATATCGAGATCGCGACCTACAGGAAgctgctggagggagaggagagccGGTGAGGTGGAGGGGGCAAAGGGGCATGACAAACCTgtcaataaatgaatacactCAGCTCTCATATAACGGGATC
The window above is part of the Scleropages formosus chromosome 19, fSclFor1.1, whole genome shotgun sequence genome. Proteins encoded here:
- the LOC108939156 gene encoding peripherin-like isoform X1, coding for MSHSTVRTSTSYRRTFGSTTPGTSYTPVSSRLSLSIGRLPSSASPVSSRSSSHRLRSSTSATRLSYDRTDFSLAEAANQEFLATRSNEKAELRELNDRFANFIEKVRYLEQQNTSLQAELSHRQSQNEPGRAAELCQQELRELRHQLDLVSKEKDNLQVERDNLAEDLSFLKQRLEEETQKRTEAENNLAIFRKDVDDATLTRLELERKIESLMDEIEFMKKVHEEEIQDIQVNVQTQHLQMEVDTAPRPDLTSALRDIRSQYESIASKNMREAEEWYKSKFADLTDSANRNMEALRQVKQEANEYRRQIQSLTCEIDALKSTNEALLRQMREMEDKFAVEAEGHQGTAAQLEEEIRRLKDEMSRHLREYQDLLNVKMALDIEIATYRKLLEGEESRITAPTHNMSSLSLRSTDFDFTADTHSKRTVLIKTIETHDGEVVKESRDDREFDRDI
- the LOC108939156 gene encoding peripherin-like isoform X2 yields the protein MSHSTVRTSTSYRRTFGSTTPGTSYTPVSSRLSLSIGRLPSSASPVSSRSSSHRLRSSTSATRLSYDRTDFSLAEAANQEFLATRSNEKAELRELNDRFANFIEKVRYLEQQNTSLQAELSHRQSQNEPGRAAELCQQELRELRHQLDLVSKEKDNLQVERDNLAEDLSFLKQRLEEETQKRTEAENNLAIFRKDVDDATLTRLELERKIESLMDEIEFMKKVHEEEIQDIQVNVQTQHLQMEVDTAPRPDLTSALRDIRSQYESIASKNMREAEEWYKSKFADLTDSANRNMEALRQVKQEANEYRRQIQSLTCEIDALKSTNEALLRQMREMEDKFAVEAEGHQGTAAQLEEEIRRLKDEMSRHLREYQDLLNVKMALDIEIATYRKLLEGEESRITAPTHNMSSLSLRSTGGEGVER